The Miscanthus floridulus cultivar M001 chromosome 7, ASM1932011v1, whole genome shotgun sequence genome includes a region encoding these proteins:
- the LOC136462376 gene encoding glucan endo-1,3-beta-glucosidase 6-like, which yields MGSRSGDGAAVAAAVLVCWLGFSAAGVGAIGANWGTQASHPLPPETVVRMLKDNGFQKVKLFDAEEGTMKALKKSGLEVMVGIPNDMLSTMATSMKAAEKWVDTNVSSYLNDGVSIRYVAVGNEPFLETYNGSFLQTTFPAIRNIQGALIKAGLGNQVKVTCPLNADVYTSSTSKPSDGDFRTDIHDLMLTIVKFLSDNGGAFTVNIYPFISLYIDPNFPVDYAFFEGASSPIVDGSFTYTNMFDANHDTLIWALKKNGFENLPVIVGEIGWPTDGDRNANAQLAQRFNQGFMSHIASGRGTPMRPGPVDAYLFSLIDEDEKSIQPGNFERHWGIFTYDGLPKYQLNVGTSNSGGLVRARGVKYLEKKWCVLKPSVSLNDPKLADNVGYACSMAECTSLGYKTSCGMLDTRGNISYAFNNYFQKNDQDDVACGFQNLATTTGQDPSTGTCRFGIMIEVDSAFSWRLQGHGNNLLLILLLVLLQLFLSFS from the exons ATGGGTTCCCGGTCCGGCGAtggagcggcggtggcggctgcgGTGTTGGTTTGTTGGCTGGGCTTCTCGGCGGCCGGCGTCGGCGCCATAGGGGCGAACTGGGGCACGCAGGCGAGCCACCCGCTGCCGCCGGAAACGGTGGTGCGGATGCTCAAGGACAATGGGTTCCAGAAGGTCAAGCTGTTCGACGCCGAGGAGGGCACCATGAAAGCCCTCAAGAAGAGCGGGTTGGAGGTGATGGTCGGCATCCCGAACGACATGCTGTCGACGATGGCCACCAGCATGAAGGCCGCAGAGAAGTGGGTAGACACCAACGTCTCCAGCTACCTCAACGACGGCGTCAGCATCAG GTATGTTGCAGTTGGGAATGAACCTTTCTTGGAGACATACAATGGAAGCTTTCTGCAAACAACTTTTCCTGCCATCAGAAACATACAAGGTGCACTTATAAAAGCCGGTTTGGGCAATCAAGTCAAAGTCACATGCCCTCTCAACGCTGATGTCTATACCTCGTCAACCTCCAAGCCTTCTGATGGGGACTTCCGGACAGATATTCATGATCTGATGCTCACTATAGTAAAATTTCTGAGCGACAATGGTGGAGCTTTCACTGTCAACATTTACCCTTTCATAAGCCTCTACATTGATCCAAACTTCCCTGTGGACTATGCCTTCTTTGAGGGAGCCTCATCGCCCATCGTTGATGGCTCCTTCACTTATACTAACATGTTCGACGCGAACCATGACACACTTATATGGGCTCTGAAAAAGAATGGTTTTGAAAACCTCCCAGTCATTGTCGGGGAGATTGGATGGCCGACTGACGGGGACAGGAACGCCAATGCTCAGCTGGCTCAGCGCTTCAACCAAGGCTTCATGAGCCATATTGCTTCTGGGCGAGGAACACCGATGCGGCCTGGACCTGTTGATGCTTACTTGTTCAGTCTAATCGATGAGGACGAGAAGAGCATACAGCCAGGAAATTTTGAGCGGCACTGGGGGATCTTTACTTATGATGGCTTGCCAAAGTACCAGCTGAATGTCGGGACATCAAATTCAGGCGGTCTTGTGAGAGCAAGGGGTGTGAAGTACCTTGAAAAGAAGTGGTGTGTACTGAAGCCTTCTGTGAGCCTCAACGACCCAAAGCTTGCAGACAACGTGGGTTATGCATGTTCCATGGCAGAATGCACCAGCCTTGGCTACAAGACATCATGTGGGATGCTGGACACCCGCGGCAACATTTCATATGCATTCAACAACTACTTCCAGAAGAATGACCAAGATGATGTGGCCTGTGGGTTTCAGAACCTCGCGACGACCACAGGCCAAGACCCCAGCACTGGGACATGCAGGTTCGGGATCATGATCGAGGTTGACTCCGCCTTCTCATGGAGGCTGCAGGGGCATGGAAACAACCTCCTCTTGATCCTCCTGCTTGTGCTTCTCCAGCTATTCCTGTCCTTCTCTTAG